The Puntigrus tetrazona isolate hp1 chromosome 23, ASM1883169v1, whole genome shotgun sequence genome has a segment encoding these proteins:
- the chl1a gene encoding cell adhesion molecule L1-like a isoform X8 — MRGLRSLIVGLLSAFFSTVLGLYFPPHVEQLPTITAQTSGSIIALPYDENFLFKCEAKGNPRPTYRWMKDGMDFDPHKDPRLIKEESSGTFVIPNTKEKVKYQGKYRCYASNRLGTAISEETEFIVPMVPKFPKEKTEPVVVTEGYSVVLECNPPQGTPPWQLYWMTNDLRHIEQNERVSMGLNGNLYFSNTLVEDSHDDYCCFASFSRIRTIVQKPRMVLRVKPSQGDDGITSVQKRKPSILVPLSHSTTYLKKGEELELECIAAGLPTPTVEWIKMWDNLPERTQIKNYGKLLTIPDVTDQDEGKYLCKAKNDLGEAVHHFQVVVQELPSWQEEPVKSQLAEIGSDIHIKCSAGGKPQPTITWKRNGQPLDDFPSTNYKVLDDRIIILKAEQKDTAVYQCEASNKHGTLLVNTNVLVMNHPPLILTPNYLEYATMLGKSVIMDCKVFSSPPATINWSREDPEGSLDGERYSLLKNGSLQIHKVEMEDMGQYKCLAKNSEGAASLTTELFIKDSTRIVEPPQDMKVKRGSMAELECQVECDPTLRRELEILWMKDGMNILSNFSEGYFTDDGVLQIVNVNHSDQGNYTCIVRTSLDQDTASAYITVLDVPDPPVQLRLSDLKGRSVRLHWAAASDHNSPITEFIIQYEENHWEPEKWKELLRVAGSQFSAPVTLYGHINYQFRVVAVNAIGGSSPSMPSERYKTPPCAPDRNPENIKIEGHLPHQMDISWEPLLPVEHNGPDLEYKLSYRLLGVEDSWKEQMVTRHSFVVRDTPTFVPYEVKIQAFNRHGWAPEPRVVTGYSGEDLPLVAPEDLFVEVLNSTLLKVSWSPVPQSKLRGHLGGYTVHWWQTRSLLTSKRIPSERQSLTIPGYRSHTMVPGLKPFSEYSLTVNVFNRKGNGPSSSPFSFATPQGVPEQPPILRATNFQKDSITLVWAPPHETNGFLTGYLLQYQTVNETLGELKSVNISAPDTTQWVLRDLQEDNWYKFYLSACTQMGCGSTISEEGGTVSEALSSKQLVASQEWFVGVMCAVALLTLLVLIGCFVFKNKGGKYAVKEKENTPADPEAHRMGEESPCEYSDNDEKPLKSSQQLFPDIKADDSSEDSSVMSEDEDCEFNEDGSFIGEYSGYKRRVSREVNGQAPVTT; from the exons ATGAGGGGGCTCAGGAGCCTTATTGTCGGGCTCCTGTCGGCCTTCTTCTCCACTGTCCTTGGTCTTTACTTCCCTCCTCACG TGGAGCAGCTGCCGACCATCACCGCTCAGACCTCAGGCTCTATCATTGCCCTGCCATACGATGAGAACTTCCTGTTCAAGTGTGAAGCCAAAGGCAACCCGAGGCCTAC GTACCGCTGGATGAAAGATGGAATGGATTTTGACCCGCATAAAGACCCTCGCCTCATTAAAGAAGAAAGCAGTGGTACCTTTGTGATACCCAACACTAAAGAGAAAGTGAAATACCAGGGAAAGTACAGATGTTATGCCTCAAACAGGCTTGGAACCGCAATATCAGAGGAAACAGAATTTATTGTACCTA TGGTACCCAAGTTTCCCAAGGAGAAGACCGAGCCAGTGGTGGTCACAGAGGGATATTCGGTGGTTTTGGAGTGTAACCCGCCACAAGGAACTCCACCTTGGCAGCTGTACTGGATGACCAATG ATCTCCGACACATTGAGCAGAATGAGAGGGTGTCCATGGGCCTCAATGGGAATCTGTACTTCTCTAATACACTGGTGGAAGACAGCCACGATGACTACTGCTGTTTTGCCTCCTTTTCCAGAATACGCACAATCGTTCAGAAACCCCGCATGGTCCTGAGGGTCAAACCAA GCCAGGGGGATGATGGCATCACGAGTG TTCAGAAGAGGAAGCCGAGCATTTTGGTGCCCTTGAGTCATTCAACGACGTACCTAAAAAAAGGAGAAGAGCTGGAGCTGGAGTGTATCGCAGCAGGACT GCCCACACCGACGGTAGAATGGATCAAGATGTGGGACAACTTACCGGAGCGTACACAAATCAAGAACTACGGAAAGCTTCTGACTATACCAGACGTCACAGATCAGGATGAAGGGAAATACTTGTGCAAAGCCAAGAATGATCTTGGTGAAGCTGTGCATCATTTCCAAGTTGTTGTACAGG AGCTGCCCAGCTGGCAGGAGGAGCCAGTGAAGAGTCAGTTAGCAGAGATTGGATCTGACATCCACATCAAGTGTTCTGCTGGAGGAAAACCACAACCCACAATCACCTGGAAGAGAAATGGCCAGCCTCTTGATG ATTTTCCTTCTACCAATTACAAAGTGCTTGACGACAGAATAATCATCCTCAAAGCGGAGCAAAAAGACACAGCCGTGTACCAATGTGAGGCCTCCAACAAGCACGGGACCCTGCTTGTCAACACCAACGTGCTTGTCATGA ATCATCCTCCTTTGATTCTGACGCCGAATTATCTGGAGTACGCGACCATGTTAGGCAAGAGTGTGATTATGGACTGCAAAGTCTTTAGTTCACCACCTGCCACCATTAACTG gaGTAGAGAAGACCCAGAGGGCTCTCTAGATGGAGAGAGATATTCTCTCCTGAAGAATGGCTCCCTGCAGATTCACAAAGTCGAGATGGAAGATATGGGCCAGTACAAATGTTTGGCAAAAAACTCAGAAGGCGCCGCGAGCCTCACCACTGAACTTTTCATTAAAG ATTCAACGAGGATTGTTGAACCTCCTCAAGACATGAAGGTTAAAAGAGGATCAATGGCGGAGCTGGAGTGCCAGGTGGAGTGCGATCCCACCCTCAGAAGAGAGCTGGAGATCCTGTGGATGAAAGACGGGATGAATATCCTCTCAAACTTCTCTGAAGG ATATTTCACAGATGATGGCGTTCTCCAGATTGTCAATGTGAACCACAGTGATCAAGGGAATTACACCTGCATTGTTCGAACATCACTGGACCAAGATACTGCTTCTGCATACATAACTGTGTTAG ATGTCCCAGATCCACCAGTTCAGCTGAGACTCAGTGACCTGAAAGGTCGCAGTGTGAGGCTCCACTGGGCGGCCGCCAGTGATCATAACAGTCCCATAACAG AGTTCATCATCCAGTATGAAGAGAACCATTGGGAGCCGGAGAAGTGGAAGGAGCTTCTACGAGTCGCAGGCAGCCAGTTTTCAGCCCCTGTGACGCTCTACGGCCACATTAACTACCAGTTCAGAGTCGTCGCTGTCAATGCTATTGGGGGAAGCAGTCCCAGCATGCCCTCCGAAAGATATAAGACACCTCCCTGTG CTCCCGACAGGAACCCAGAAAACATTAAGATTGAGGGTCACCTGCCACATCAGATGGACATCAGCTGGGag CCGCTCCTGCCTGTGGAGCACAACGGTCCCGATCTGGAATACAAACTGAGCTACAGGCTCCTGGGTGTCGAGGACAGTTGGAAAGAACAGATGGTGACAAGACACTCATTTGTGGTGCGAGACACCCCAACATTCGTCCCCTACGAGGTCAAGATCCAGGCCTTCAACCGTCACGGGTGGGCACCAGAGCCCAGAGTGGTGACTGGTTATTCAGGAGAAGACC TGCCCTTGGTGGCTCCCGAAGACTTATTTGTGGAGGTGTTGAACTCTACGCTGCTGAAGGTCAGCTGGTCACCGGTGCCCCAAAGCAAACTGAGGGGCCATCTTGGAGGATACACT GTGCACTGGTGGCAAACTCGAAGTCTGTTGACCTCTAAGAGAATTCCCTCAGAGAGACAGTCTCTCACCATCCCTGGATACAGGAGTCACACCATGGTGCCGGGACTGAAGCCATTCTCTGAATATAGCCTGACTGTCAACGTCTTTAACCGGAAAGGGAATGGGCCCAGCAGCAGTCCCTTCTCTTTCGCAACTCCACAGGGAG TTCCTGAGCAACCTCCCATCCTGAGAGCCACAAACTTTCAAAAAGACTCCATCACGCTGGTCTGGGCGCCTCCGCATGAAACCAATGGCTTTCTCACAGGATACTTGCTGCAATATCAGACAG TTAATGAAACTCTGGGTGAGCTGAAATCTGTGAACATCAGTGCACCAGATACAACACAGTGGGTCTTGCGTGATCTGCAGGAGGACAACTGGTATAAGTTCTACCTGAGCGCGTGCACGCAGATGGGCTGCGGGTCAACCATCAGCGAGGAAGGAGGCACCGTCTCTGAAGCGT TGTCTAGTAAACAGCTCGTGGCATCCCAGGAGTGGTTTGTGGGGGTGATGTGCGCGGTGGCATTACTAACTCTGCTTGTCCTCATCGGCTGTTTTGTGTTCAAGAACAAAGGCGGCAAGTATGCAG
- the chl1a gene encoding cell adhesion molecule L1-like a isoform X1, producing MRGLRSLIVGLLSAFFSTVLGLYFPPHVEQLPTITAQTSGSIIALPYDENFLFKCEAKGNPRPTYRWMKDGMDFDPHKDPRLIKEESSGTFVIPNTKEKVKYQGKYRCYASNRLGTAISEETEFIVPMVPKFPKEKTEPVVVTEGYSVVLECNPPQGTPPWQLYWMTNDLRHIEQNERVSMGLNGNLYFSNTLVEDSHDDYCCFASFSRIRTIVQKPRMVLRVKPSQGDDGITSVQKRKPSILVPLSHSTTYLKKGEELELECIAAGLPTPTVEWIKMWDNLPERTQIKNYGKLLTIPDVTDQDEGKYLCKAKNDLGEAVHHFQVVVQELPSWQEEPVKSQLAEIGSDIHIKCSAGGKPQPTITWKRNGQPLDDFPSTNYKVLDDRIIILKAEQKDTAVYQCEASNKHGTLLVNTNVLVMNHPPLILTPNYLEYATMLGKSVIMDCKVFSSPPATINWSREDPEGSLDGERYSLLKNGSLQIHKVEMEDMGQYKCLAKNSEGAASLTTELFIKDSTRIVEPPQDMKVKRGSMAELECQVECDPTLRRELEILWMKDGMNILSNFSEGYFTDDGVLQIVNVNHSDQGNYTCIVRTSLDQDTASAYITVLDVPDPPVQLRLSDLKGRSVRLHWAAASDHNSPITEFIIQYEENHWEPEKWKELLRVAGSQFSAPVTLYGHINYQFRVVAVNAIGGSSPSMPSERYKTPPCAPDRNPENIKIEGHLPHQMDISWEPLLPVEHNGPDLEYKLSYRLLGVEDSWKEQMVTRHSFVVRDTPTFVPYEVKIQAFNRHGWAPEPRVVTGYSGEDLPLVAPEDLFVEVLNSTLLKVSWSPVPQSKLRGHLGGYTVHWWQTRSLLTSKRIPSERQSLTIPGYRSHTMVPGLKPFSEYSLTVNVFNRKGNGPSSSPFSFATPQGVPEQPPILRATNFQKDSITLVWAPPHETNGFLTGYLLQYQTVNETLGELKSVNISAPDTTQWVLRDLQEDNWYKFYLSACTQMGCGSTISEEGGTVSEASTMPEHSFPEVSTVTTETSTESYDLSTSEVTSSELRQPFSFTSSNTDTPVNTTFPTLVVLNISTFVTDTHVRISWRTRGECSDSQLYVAIMNHSDGIWQLSEALNTSKGFHLVEGLSPGTVYTVRLQASHRVDVPSIFEEVFKTRKVSSKQLVASQEWFVGVMCAVALLTLLVLIGCFVFKNKGGKYAVKEKENTPADPEAHRMGEESPCEYSDNDEKPLKSSQQLFPDIKADDSSEDSSVMSEDEDCEFNEDGSFIGEYSGYKRRVSREVNGQAPVTT from the exons ATGAGGGGGCTCAGGAGCCTTATTGTCGGGCTCCTGTCGGCCTTCTTCTCCACTGTCCTTGGTCTTTACTTCCCTCCTCACG TGGAGCAGCTGCCGACCATCACCGCTCAGACCTCAGGCTCTATCATTGCCCTGCCATACGATGAGAACTTCCTGTTCAAGTGTGAAGCCAAAGGCAACCCGAGGCCTAC GTACCGCTGGATGAAAGATGGAATGGATTTTGACCCGCATAAAGACCCTCGCCTCATTAAAGAAGAAAGCAGTGGTACCTTTGTGATACCCAACACTAAAGAGAAAGTGAAATACCAGGGAAAGTACAGATGTTATGCCTCAAACAGGCTTGGAACCGCAATATCAGAGGAAACAGAATTTATTGTACCTA TGGTACCCAAGTTTCCCAAGGAGAAGACCGAGCCAGTGGTGGTCACAGAGGGATATTCGGTGGTTTTGGAGTGTAACCCGCCACAAGGAACTCCACCTTGGCAGCTGTACTGGATGACCAATG ATCTCCGACACATTGAGCAGAATGAGAGGGTGTCCATGGGCCTCAATGGGAATCTGTACTTCTCTAATACACTGGTGGAAGACAGCCACGATGACTACTGCTGTTTTGCCTCCTTTTCCAGAATACGCACAATCGTTCAGAAACCCCGCATGGTCCTGAGGGTCAAACCAA GCCAGGGGGATGATGGCATCACGAGTG TTCAGAAGAGGAAGCCGAGCATTTTGGTGCCCTTGAGTCATTCAACGACGTACCTAAAAAAAGGAGAAGAGCTGGAGCTGGAGTGTATCGCAGCAGGACT GCCCACACCGACGGTAGAATGGATCAAGATGTGGGACAACTTACCGGAGCGTACACAAATCAAGAACTACGGAAAGCTTCTGACTATACCAGACGTCACAGATCAGGATGAAGGGAAATACTTGTGCAAAGCCAAGAATGATCTTGGTGAAGCTGTGCATCATTTCCAAGTTGTTGTACAGG AGCTGCCCAGCTGGCAGGAGGAGCCAGTGAAGAGTCAGTTAGCAGAGATTGGATCTGACATCCACATCAAGTGTTCTGCTGGAGGAAAACCACAACCCACAATCACCTGGAAGAGAAATGGCCAGCCTCTTGATG ATTTTCCTTCTACCAATTACAAAGTGCTTGACGACAGAATAATCATCCTCAAAGCGGAGCAAAAAGACACAGCCGTGTACCAATGTGAGGCCTCCAACAAGCACGGGACCCTGCTTGTCAACACCAACGTGCTTGTCATGA ATCATCCTCCTTTGATTCTGACGCCGAATTATCTGGAGTACGCGACCATGTTAGGCAAGAGTGTGATTATGGACTGCAAAGTCTTTAGTTCACCACCTGCCACCATTAACTG gaGTAGAGAAGACCCAGAGGGCTCTCTAGATGGAGAGAGATATTCTCTCCTGAAGAATGGCTCCCTGCAGATTCACAAAGTCGAGATGGAAGATATGGGCCAGTACAAATGTTTGGCAAAAAACTCAGAAGGCGCCGCGAGCCTCACCACTGAACTTTTCATTAAAG ATTCAACGAGGATTGTTGAACCTCCTCAAGACATGAAGGTTAAAAGAGGATCAATGGCGGAGCTGGAGTGCCAGGTGGAGTGCGATCCCACCCTCAGAAGAGAGCTGGAGATCCTGTGGATGAAAGACGGGATGAATATCCTCTCAAACTTCTCTGAAGG ATATTTCACAGATGATGGCGTTCTCCAGATTGTCAATGTGAACCACAGTGATCAAGGGAATTACACCTGCATTGTTCGAACATCACTGGACCAAGATACTGCTTCTGCATACATAACTGTGTTAG ATGTCCCAGATCCACCAGTTCAGCTGAGACTCAGTGACCTGAAAGGTCGCAGTGTGAGGCTCCACTGGGCGGCCGCCAGTGATCATAACAGTCCCATAACAG AGTTCATCATCCAGTATGAAGAGAACCATTGGGAGCCGGAGAAGTGGAAGGAGCTTCTACGAGTCGCAGGCAGCCAGTTTTCAGCCCCTGTGACGCTCTACGGCCACATTAACTACCAGTTCAGAGTCGTCGCTGTCAATGCTATTGGGGGAAGCAGTCCCAGCATGCCCTCCGAAAGATATAAGACACCTCCCTGTG CTCCCGACAGGAACCCAGAAAACATTAAGATTGAGGGTCACCTGCCACATCAGATGGACATCAGCTGGGag CCGCTCCTGCCTGTGGAGCACAACGGTCCCGATCTGGAATACAAACTGAGCTACAGGCTCCTGGGTGTCGAGGACAGTTGGAAAGAACAGATGGTGACAAGACACTCATTTGTGGTGCGAGACACCCCAACATTCGTCCCCTACGAGGTCAAGATCCAGGCCTTCAACCGTCACGGGTGGGCACCAGAGCCCAGAGTGGTGACTGGTTATTCAGGAGAAGACC TGCCCTTGGTGGCTCCCGAAGACTTATTTGTGGAGGTGTTGAACTCTACGCTGCTGAAGGTCAGCTGGTCACCGGTGCCCCAAAGCAAACTGAGGGGCCATCTTGGAGGATACACT GTGCACTGGTGGCAAACTCGAAGTCTGTTGACCTCTAAGAGAATTCCCTCAGAGAGACAGTCTCTCACCATCCCTGGATACAGGAGTCACACCATGGTGCCGGGACTGAAGCCATTCTCTGAATATAGCCTGACTGTCAACGTCTTTAACCGGAAAGGGAATGGGCCCAGCAGCAGTCCCTTCTCTTTCGCAACTCCACAGGGAG TTCCTGAGCAACCTCCCATCCTGAGAGCCACAAACTTTCAAAAAGACTCCATCACGCTGGTCTGGGCGCCTCCGCATGAAACCAATGGCTTTCTCACAGGATACTTGCTGCAATATCAGACAG TTAATGAAACTCTGGGTGAGCTGAAATCTGTGAACATCAGTGCACCAGATACAACACAGTGGGTCTTGCGTGATCTGCAGGAGGACAACTGGTATAAGTTCTACCTGAGCGCGTGCACGCAGATGGGCTGCGGGTCAACCATCAGCGAGGAAGGAGGCACCGTCTCTGAAGCGT CTACAATGCCCGAACATTCATTTCCTGAAGTTTCTACAGTCACAACTGAAACTTCAACAGAGAGCT ATGATCTGTCAACATCCGAGGTGACATCTTCTGAGTTGA gGCAACCTTTCTCTTTCACTTCATCTAACACAGACACTCCAGTCAATACCACCTTTCCTACCTTAG tTGTGCTCAACATATCCACTTTTGTAACCGACACCCATGTAAGAATCAGTTGGAGAACCAGAGGAGAATGTTCTGATTCACAACTCTATGTTGCCATAATGAATCATA GTGATGGTATCTGGCAGCTTTCAGAGGCTTTAAATACATCTAAAGGTTTCCACCTCGTTGAAGGGCTCAGCCCAGGAACTGTGTACACAGTCCGGCTGCAGGCTTCACACAGGGTTGATGTCCCTAGCATTTTTGAAGAGGTTTTCAAGACCAGGAAAG TGTCTAGTAAACAGCTCGTGGCATCCCAGGAGTGGTTTGTGGGGGTGATGTGCGCGGTGGCATTACTAACTCTGCTTGTCCTCATCGGCTGTTTTGTGTTCAAGAACAAAGGCGGCAAGTATGCAG
- the chl1a gene encoding cell adhesion molecule L1-like a isoform X5, translated as MRGLRSLIVGLLSAFFSTVLGLYFPPHVEQLPTITAQTSGSIIALPYDENFLFKCEAKGNPRPTYRWMKDGMDFDPHKDPRLIKEESSGTFVIPNTKEKVKYQGKYRCYASNRLGTAISEETEFIVPMVPKFPKEKTEPVVVTEGYSVVLECNPPQGTPPWQLYWMTNDLRHIEQNERVSMGLNGNLYFSNTLVEDSHDDYCCFASFSRIRTIVQKPRMVLRVKPSQGDDGITSVQKRKPSILVPLSHSTTYLKKGEELELECIAAGLPTPTVEWIKMWDNLPERTQIKNYGKLLTIPDVTDQDEGKYLCKAKNDLGEAVHHFQVVVQELPSWQEEPVKSQLAEIGSDIHIKCSAGGKPQPTITWKRNGQPLDDFPSTNYKVLDDRIIILKAEQKDTAVYQCEASNKHGTLLVNTNVLVMNHPPLILTPNYLEYATMLGKSVIMDCKVFSSPPATINWSREDPEGSLDGERYSLLKNGSLQIHKVEMEDMGQYKCLAKNSEGAASLTTELFIKDSTRIVEPPQDMKVKRGSMAELECQVECDPTLRRELEILWMKDGMNILSNFSEGYFTDDGVLQIVNVNHSDQGNYTCIVRTSLDQDTASAYITVLDVPDPPVQLRLSDLKGRSVRLHWAAASDHNSPITEFIIQYEENHWEPEKWKELLRVAGSQFSAPVTLYGHINYQFRVVAVNAIGGSSPSMPSERYKTPPCAPDRNPENIKIEGHLPHQMDISWEPLLPVEHNGPDLEYKLSYRLLGVEDSWKEQMVTRHSFVVRDTPTFVPYEVKIQAFNRHGWAPEPRVVTGYSGEDLPLVAPEDLFVEVLNSTLLKVSWSPVPQSKLRGHLGGYTVHWWQTRSLLTSKRIPSERQSLTIPGYRSHTMVPGLKPFSEYSLTVNVFNRKGNGPSSSPFSFATPQGVPEQPPILRATNFQKDSITLVWAPPHETNGFLTGYLLQYQTVNETLGELKSVNISAPDTTQWVLRDLQEDNWYKFYLSACTQMGCGSTISEEGGTVSEACDGIWQLSEALNTSKGFHLVEGLSPGTVYTVRLQASHRVDVPSIFEEVFKTRKVSSKQLVASQEWFVGVMCAVALLTLLVLIGCFVFKNKGGKYAVKEKENTPADPEAHRMGEESPCEYSDNDEKPLKSSQQLFPDIKADDSSEDSSVMSEDEDCEFNEDGSFIGEYSGYKRRVSREVNGQAPVTT; from the exons ATGAGGGGGCTCAGGAGCCTTATTGTCGGGCTCCTGTCGGCCTTCTTCTCCACTGTCCTTGGTCTTTACTTCCCTCCTCACG TGGAGCAGCTGCCGACCATCACCGCTCAGACCTCAGGCTCTATCATTGCCCTGCCATACGATGAGAACTTCCTGTTCAAGTGTGAAGCCAAAGGCAACCCGAGGCCTAC GTACCGCTGGATGAAAGATGGAATGGATTTTGACCCGCATAAAGACCCTCGCCTCATTAAAGAAGAAAGCAGTGGTACCTTTGTGATACCCAACACTAAAGAGAAAGTGAAATACCAGGGAAAGTACAGATGTTATGCCTCAAACAGGCTTGGAACCGCAATATCAGAGGAAACAGAATTTATTGTACCTA TGGTACCCAAGTTTCCCAAGGAGAAGACCGAGCCAGTGGTGGTCACAGAGGGATATTCGGTGGTTTTGGAGTGTAACCCGCCACAAGGAACTCCACCTTGGCAGCTGTACTGGATGACCAATG ATCTCCGACACATTGAGCAGAATGAGAGGGTGTCCATGGGCCTCAATGGGAATCTGTACTTCTCTAATACACTGGTGGAAGACAGCCACGATGACTACTGCTGTTTTGCCTCCTTTTCCAGAATACGCACAATCGTTCAGAAACCCCGCATGGTCCTGAGGGTCAAACCAA GCCAGGGGGATGATGGCATCACGAGTG TTCAGAAGAGGAAGCCGAGCATTTTGGTGCCCTTGAGTCATTCAACGACGTACCTAAAAAAAGGAGAAGAGCTGGAGCTGGAGTGTATCGCAGCAGGACT GCCCACACCGACGGTAGAATGGATCAAGATGTGGGACAACTTACCGGAGCGTACACAAATCAAGAACTACGGAAAGCTTCTGACTATACCAGACGTCACAGATCAGGATGAAGGGAAATACTTGTGCAAAGCCAAGAATGATCTTGGTGAAGCTGTGCATCATTTCCAAGTTGTTGTACAGG AGCTGCCCAGCTGGCAGGAGGAGCCAGTGAAGAGTCAGTTAGCAGAGATTGGATCTGACATCCACATCAAGTGTTCTGCTGGAGGAAAACCACAACCCACAATCACCTGGAAGAGAAATGGCCAGCCTCTTGATG ATTTTCCTTCTACCAATTACAAAGTGCTTGACGACAGAATAATCATCCTCAAAGCGGAGCAAAAAGACACAGCCGTGTACCAATGTGAGGCCTCCAACAAGCACGGGACCCTGCTTGTCAACACCAACGTGCTTGTCATGA ATCATCCTCCTTTGATTCTGACGCCGAATTATCTGGAGTACGCGACCATGTTAGGCAAGAGTGTGATTATGGACTGCAAAGTCTTTAGTTCACCACCTGCCACCATTAACTG gaGTAGAGAAGACCCAGAGGGCTCTCTAGATGGAGAGAGATATTCTCTCCTGAAGAATGGCTCCCTGCAGATTCACAAAGTCGAGATGGAAGATATGGGCCAGTACAAATGTTTGGCAAAAAACTCAGAAGGCGCCGCGAGCCTCACCACTGAACTTTTCATTAAAG ATTCAACGAGGATTGTTGAACCTCCTCAAGACATGAAGGTTAAAAGAGGATCAATGGCGGAGCTGGAGTGCCAGGTGGAGTGCGATCCCACCCTCAGAAGAGAGCTGGAGATCCTGTGGATGAAAGACGGGATGAATATCCTCTCAAACTTCTCTGAAGG ATATTTCACAGATGATGGCGTTCTCCAGATTGTCAATGTGAACCACAGTGATCAAGGGAATTACACCTGCATTGTTCGAACATCACTGGACCAAGATACTGCTTCTGCATACATAACTGTGTTAG ATGTCCCAGATCCACCAGTTCAGCTGAGACTCAGTGACCTGAAAGGTCGCAGTGTGAGGCTCCACTGGGCGGCCGCCAGTGATCATAACAGTCCCATAACAG AGTTCATCATCCAGTATGAAGAGAACCATTGGGAGCCGGAGAAGTGGAAGGAGCTTCTACGAGTCGCAGGCAGCCAGTTTTCAGCCCCTGTGACGCTCTACGGCCACATTAACTACCAGTTCAGAGTCGTCGCTGTCAATGCTATTGGGGGAAGCAGTCCCAGCATGCCCTCCGAAAGATATAAGACACCTCCCTGTG CTCCCGACAGGAACCCAGAAAACATTAAGATTGAGGGTCACCTGCCACATCAGATGGACATCAGCTGGGag CCGCTCCTGCCTGTGGAGCACAACGGTCCCGATCTGGAATACAAACTGAGCTACAGGCTCCTGGGTGTCGAGGACAGTTGGAAAGAACAGATGGTGACAAGACACTCATTTGTGGTGCGAGACACCCCAACATTCGTCCCCTACGAGGTCAAGATCCAGGCCTTCAACCGTCACGGGTGGGCACCAGAGCCCAGAGTGGTGACTGGTTATTCAGGAGAAGACC TGCCCTTGGTGGCTCCCGAAGACTTATTTGTGGAGGTGTTGAACTCTACGCTGCTGAAGGTCAGCTGGTCACCGGTGCCCCAAAGCAAACTGAGGGGCCATCTTGGAGGATACACT GTGCACTGGTGGCAAACTCGAAGTCTGTTGACCTCTAAGAGAATTCCCTCAGAGAGACAGTCTCTCACCATCCCTGGATACAGGAGTCACACCATGGTGCCGGGACTGAAGCCATTCTCTGAATATAGCCTGACTGTCAACGTCTTTAACCGGAAAGGGAATGGGCCCAGCAGCAGTCCCTTCTCTTTCGCAACTCCACAGGGAG TTCCTGAGCAACCTCCCATCCTGAGAGCCACAAACTTTCAAAAAGACTCCATCACGCTGGTCTGGGCGCCTCCGCATGAAACCAATGGCTTTCTCACAGGATACTTGCTGCAATATCAGACAG TTAATGAAACTCTGGGTGAGCTGAAATCTGTGAACATCAGTGCACCAGATACAACACAGTGGGTCTTGCGTGATCTGCAGGAGGACAACTGGTATAAGTTCTACCTGAGCGCGTGCACGCAGATGGGCTGCGGGTCAACCATCAGCGAGGAAGGAGGCACCGTCTCTGAAGCGT GTGATGGTATCTGGCAGCTTTCAGAGGCTTTAAATACATCTAAAGGTTTCCACCTCGTTGAAGGGCTCAGCCCAGGAACTGTGTACACAGTCCGGCTGCAGGCTTCACACAGGGTTGATGTCCCTAGCATTTTTGAAGAGGTTTTCAAGACCAGGAAAG TGTCTAGTAAACAGCTCGTGGCATCCCAGGAGTGGTTTGTGGGGGTGATGTGCGCGGTGGCATTACTAACTCTGCTTGTCCTCATCGGCTGTTTTGTGTTCAAGAACAAAGGCGGCAAGTATGCAG